In Vicugna pacos chromosome 27, VicPac4, whole genome shotgun sequence, one DNA window encodes the following:
- the LOC102528718 gene encoding CHRNA7-FAM7A fusion protein isoform X4, with amino-acid sequence MQEADISGYIPNGEWDLVGIPGKRSEKFYECCKEPYPDVTFTVTIRRRTLYYGLNLLIPCVLISALALLVFLLPADSGEKISLGITVLLSLTVFMLLVAEIMPATSDSVPLIAQYFASTMIIVGLSVVVTVIVLQYHHHDPDGGKMPKWTRVILLNWCAWFLRMKRPGEDRVRPACQHKQRRCSLASVEMSAVAGPPAANGNLLYIGFRGLDGVHCAPTPDSGVVCGRLACSPTHDEHLLHGGGPPPEGDPDLAKILEEVRYLANRFRCQDESEAVCSEWKFAACVVDRLCLMAFSVFTIICTIGILMSAPNFVEAVSKDFA; translated from the exons ATGCAAGAGGCAGACATCAGCGGCTATATCCCAAATGGAGAATGGGACCTTGTGG gaATCCCAGGCAAGCGGAGTGAGAAGTTCTACGAGTGCTGCAAAGAGCCGTACCCCGACGTGACGTTCACGGTCACCATCCGCCGCAGGACCCTCTACTATGGTCTCAACCTGCTCATCCcctgtgtgctcatctcagcccTGGCCCTTCTCGTCTTCTTGCTCCCTGCAGACTCCGGGGAGAAAATCTCCCTTG GGATCACAGTTTTGCTCTCCCTGACTGTCTTCATGCTGCTGGTGGCTGAGATCATGCCTGCAACGTCTGACTCAGTCCCCTTGATAG CCCAGTACTTTGCCAGCACCATGATCATCGTGGGCCTCTCTGTGGTGGTCACGGTGATTGTGCTGCAGTACCACCACCATGACCCGGACGGCGGCAAGATGCCCAAGTGG ACCAGAGTCATTCTCCTGAACTGGTGCGCATGGTTCCTGCGCATGAAGAGgccgggggaggacagagtgcgGCCGGCCTGCCAGCACAAGCAACGCCGCTGCAGCCTGGCCAGCGTGGAGATGAGCGCCGTGGCCGGGCCGCCCGCCGCCAACGGCAACCTGCTCTACATCGGCTTCCGCGGCCTGGACGGCGTGCACTGCGCTCCGACCCCCGACTCGGGTGTCGTGTGCGGCCGCCTGGCCTGCTCCCCGACGCACGACGAGCACCTCCTGCACGGCGGCGGGCCGCCCCCCGAGGGGGACCCGGACCTGGCCAAGATCCTGGAGGAGGTGCGCTACCTCGCCAACCGCTTCCGCTGCCAGGACGAGAGCGAGGCCGTGTGCAGCGAGTGGAAGTTCGCGGCCTGCGTGGTGGACCGCCTGTGCCTCATGGCCTTCTCCGTCTTCACCATCATCTGCACCATCGGCATCCTCATGTCTGCGCCCAACTTCGTCGAGGCTGTGTCCAAGGACTTCGCTTAA